The Corvus moneduloides isolate bCorMon1 chromosome 1, bCorMon1.pri, whole genome shotgun sequence nucleotide sequence GCACCTAGCTCTTGCAGAGCACCTAGCTTAGAGAATTACGCAAGATTGGTGACTTCACAAACTAGAATTACATATCCAATTCAAGAAAATATGTTAGGGAAGCATATGAGCTAAGGATTAGTTCAGAACACAAGCTCTTTTCGGGAGAACTGTTTAGTGACATCCTCAGAGTGGAAAATGAAGAGATTAAAAGAGCAGCAATTGAAGAATTGCAGTCTctcaaaacaaaccagaagacaaagggagaaaagtGTCCATTTTTGTCCCCGTATGTCTATTATTCTTagtaaactgaaaaataattccagtttttcccttttccagatGAAGCCTTCTCAAAATTCCATGTCTTTGAAGTGAATTCAGGTATTTGAACTAGAATGAAAGGGCCGAAATTTGAACAAAACACTGTGTGCTGTTATTGTATTCCCCacttttgctggttttggaagtaaaaattttaagaattaatGTTTCATTTACAGGAATGCAGTAACCTATGtaggttttgtatttttggaacaaatttagaaagaagatgaaattaTCTCCTAAAATGAGATCAACAAAAGAATCTTTCAAGATATAAATCTAAAGCAGTGGGAGGTTTGATATAATATATATGGAGATATATAATAACATTGCTAGAACTGAGTGCCATCTTGCATTATGCAACAAATGAGAGGAATAGTGTGCAAATATTGGCCAAAATGCTGTATCCAAATCTTTGAAGTTATTGCTCAAAATATCAAGTAGGCAATTCTAAGGATGAAGATGATTATTCCAAGGAATGTAAATTTAGTGAAGGAATTATTCTGAGTGCAGGACACAGTATGTGCCATTCTTTGAAAGATGCAAGAAGCTTTCAAGGTGTCACTCAAGTCAGAGTTTGGCTGTTTCCTGTTCAGATACAGAACATGGCTACAGATACACTGAGACCAAGATAATATCATCACTGCAGATGTTCTGCTGAGCTCTGATTCTTCCATTAATTTTGGACTCTTTTCTGTCTTATCTCTGCACAGTTATGTATTTCCTATTCTCTGTAACATCCTGTCACCACCTGATAAATAGATGAATCTGTAGGACATAAGATAAACATTATTAACAGCAAGAACAATTTGCAAAATCTCCTAATTTGTATCTTGAGAACATTTAGCAAGGTTCTAGAGAAACAGAACGTAAAGGCTTTTTAGAAAAGGGAAAGGTTGTTTTTTAGGAGTTTTGCAGAAAAGGCTATGGAGGGTAGACATAAAGATGATGAAGCTACAGATAGCACTTGCAGACTGTGAGATACGAGTGAAAAGGACATAAAATGTAAGGGCAAGCACAGCAAGGAGCGCCAAGCACCAGCTGGGAGGCAAAGCCATGAGTTTTTGAAGGGGTCCAGTGAAATTATGTCCGTTTTCTCAGCACCCCAAAAAGCTTCTCACTCAGGTTCCTGCTGCTCATTTTTGTTTGCACCACTGCCTTGCTGGGAGAGGTGATATTATGTCCCACAATACAGCAGGACAGCACAAACATTGCGACACCATGTCAAGACATCATTCTGTGCTCTGTACTATATAAGGAACTGGCTTGCTGGGCCCTGCGAGACACATCATGGCTGACCTGGTGGGTTTGGTCACCAAGCCACAAGGTATGAAAACTAACTACAAATACTCAAAATGAGGTAAAGGTTGGTCTATGTTTGTAAAGGactaagaatttttttttttttttgcccagcCACAAGTATCTCAAAATAGTTTTTGTTTAATTCTCAAAATATTCCGGTAGGAACTACCCCTgggaattcagaaaataaatagcttATCCTGGACAGactatttatttccaaaatgtttACTCGCGCAATCCATGTGATTGTAATGTGCCTCCATTTCTCAAGCTCTCTTTCAGCTCCTTAGGGGCACATAACTTAAGCCTAGCAACTTTACCCATATACTGACAGACTGTTACTTCTAAATATTGAACTGGTAGCTCCAATTCTCTATTCATAGTGCAACTATTAATGTGGCAAGAGAGAGTGGTTTATGATTAAGTTCGAAATGCCCAGACTCCCTGGAACCAAAAGTTCAAATCCCTGCGAGATCAGTGCTTTGCCCCTCTGTCTGCAGTAGATGCACTCTACAACCCCAGGTCATTCCCATTAATCCCTGAAATTAGGTCTGTCTGATCAGCTTAAGGTCCACAGGTCATGCTTTGTCAAAAGGGGCTACCCCAATATTTGTGCACATGCTCCCTCACACCTGTTCTTGCTGTACAGCTTTGTGATAACAGCTGTTTACTGTCAGCTACCACAGAGATGACTTACAATTCAGCAGGACTGGTGTagtccagctgcttttctgttgaTAAAAATTACAGTCCTCCACCTAAAGCATACCATTTCAAACCAATGAAATTCTAATCTAAGAGCTGATACTTTGAAAACACATGTTTCAAGATAAAATGCTGTCATTAGCTGTTAGCTGCAAACACCATGAAATTCACACTGaaatttacagtttttcagtttattcTCACTATTTTCCTAAAAGAAGAGCCTTTTCATGGTAGATTTAACATtaatttccaatttattttttgaacaaggaaagcagtgagaaaataaaatcaggatGGCAATATACTTCATCAACATACATCCATCTTGCAACAGATCCTCAATGTGCCTTAAGCAGCCATGTGAAGCCAATTAACCACTAGAGTATTTTTGTGATTGAAATAGGCAGCAAGCAGCAGAGATTAAATAGCAATAAACATAGTACATAGATAAGTTGGCTAGCCCATTTTCCTATGATTAATTAATCCtagatttctatttatttatttatttatttattcagttaGAAGCACTGCTGATACTCCCAAATAATGCTAAATGTGATAATTAGGGAGTGTCTGCAGCAAAGGATGGCCAGGATGAACAGGTCTATAAGAAGGGTAGTAGCAGCTGAAGTTAGATTGCttaaaagaggagagaaggaagataTCAGCTAGAACCTGGTAGGTCTGGTAAGCCTGCTATATTTTGTCAAGTTTCCTGCAAAATGTATTCTCTGTGGTAACTTTGATATTCTCAGatagtttatatttttcttttgtttttaaacttctctCTTTTATCTATAGTGGTGTtagagcagaagaaaatctgttgcttatatgtatttatctttctaaagcataaagaaatatgaaagaaaaaaaattgttgcttTCCACAAAAGCTTTGGTTTGAAACATgtgttaaaaacaaatttaaataagaaataccTTTTAATTTGTCATGTAATGGTGAAGgggaaagctttaaaataaatagctgAGGATAGATTTGGGGGAGGAGCAATGGCTGCAAactccttcttcttccctttctaaGCTCAATCATGTAAGCTTACTGCCAGTAAGCTTCTATGATAAAGACTAAAGAAGTCAATCTGTctaaacaagaaaggaaaaaggcagtGTCTGTAGATTGAGTGCTGCTTATGTGTCAAGTTCACATGGTTaaaaagtgagagaagaaatgtgtatccaaagaaaaattattatggAGTACTCCTCCCTCTTTCTAacgagaaaaaaaaaccacaaaataccTGACTTCAGCTGTATTGAAGAGTCAGTGCTCTGTCTCTTGCTGCCTTTGTGTTTAGAAACACAAAGTGGATGTGAAACTCTACTGGAAAACTTAGATGCTACACAGGTGCAAAACGCTGGCAAGGAATAGAGAGCTAATGCcttttacttcagaaaatatACCTCCCGGTCTTCTTGTGCCCTGCTTCATCGTAGCCCTGTTGTTTTGCCCCTCCAAGGCCTTGATCTATATACAGCTTAGAATATGGGGCAATCAACCTGCATGAAATATCTCAACCACCTCATGAAAGCAAAGAGTTCAGCAATTACTAGAAGTACTTAACTGCTCACCTAATTGAGATGTTTATCTTAAATTGGATATCTTTATCTTGGGCTTTTCTGCCCAAGAAGTAGTAAGTGTAAGAAGTagtgtttctttttgttggGGGTTTGCAAATGGATAGGGATAATGCTACTAGGAAAAGTAACCTTGCCATTGTAAATTCAGTTGAAAATAGACTTGCacagaacatattttttttagaatCGAAGCTTAGGATCAGCTGAAGTAAGACAAATGTCAAGTAAATAGGAGGGAATTAGAGGTTTGTGAGCCCCCTTTAAAGGAATTAAGGGAAATAAAATTCCAATTTGACTAAGAGACGATTGGTGAATCCAGAAattctctgcccatctctttAGAGAATTTGATTTTTTGCTACTCTATGGTAGTCCCTCTAACATCTAATAGTTTTCAGCTACATACAGTTGAACAGTTAGCAGCTGAAACCccaaaaatatattatttatatgcTGGGAGGGAGAAAACACTATCTTAATGATGTTGCAGTTAATGAAagatcttttaaaattctggcaTACTTGGACCTCCTCATGCAgaaggctgggagaggagtAAGTGTTGGATGTGTGACCAGCTGTGTTCTCACGGTCTGTTTCCAACATGGCTCTTCCAAATGCTTGAACACTGATCTACATAAAGGATAAATTCCATGTCAAGACAGAATGTAGACAAGAAAATAGGAACGCTTTGGATTTGATCTATCAGCTTGCTGCTAAAAAGCAGCTTCCATCGCATCTCTCACAATGTGAACAATGACACaatcttcttcttttcttaagGCGGTAAACCTGATTTCAACATGTCGGAGGAAGATGATTCTTTTCTGAATGTTAAAAGATCTCTGAAGAAGACAATGGTGAAACACAGCACCCCAGTGGACTCAATGCTTTCAAGAACAATTCCATCTCTTACAGATCTGACAAATCAGTCAATCAAGGACCAAGATGCCACAAAGAGGGTTTATGGATCTCCGATGCCAAAGCCAAATCTAAGCAGATCATTATCTCAAGTATCATCAGTGTGTATTGATGCATACTTCCCTCATATGTCCCCAAAAAGGCTTTCAACAGCATTTGATTTGCAAGAACTAAATAAGGAGAAAAGCCAAAGCTCTCGGCTTGTATTTTCTAGAAGGAGGCTTTCCACTGTGTTGGCCTCTGATGAATCAAATCAAGAGCCAGCTTACAATGTTGTCCCAAGCACAGAAACTCAAGCTACCACCAGAGCATCTGTGGATGCTGCAGTAACTCCTAAGAGTAGACCTTCATGGCTTGTTTCTGGAATTCCAGGGATAAAAGATCTCCCAGAAGCAAAatcaagaaagaagaaaattgatAAAGCTCTTCAGGTAAAGGCTTTCATTTAGTATGCAATAGCTAAGTTACACAAACTTCTACCAATGCTGAATATATACAGATCTTTCTAGTAAAGTGGGAATAGTTTACTAATAGAACATTTCCACAACTTTAGCTGTGAGGACATCTGTTTATGAATTGGGTCATAACCTGGTAGACTCTGTGACACCATTCCTAATCACAGGCAGAATGCCATGCAAACTTCCAAACTAGCTATTTGCTTCAGCTTGTGAGCTGGTATGACTCATTGTGTTCCCTAGTGGgaaagtatattttttaaaatacatctttattTAGAAGTTATTTAATAGGAAGAAATCAGTAATTTAAATTCTAAAGTTTCTTAATGCTAGCAAGTAAACTCAAActagagaaataaataatctACTCCTTTCTCTGTTTAATCCAAATTGTATTGCTTTATAAAAAGAATGCCAGTCATTGCAAATGGGATCTTGTGAGCAGTCCTTTTGACTGATGTAGGGTTTCCTGGGGAAAGCTTAGATTAATAGATGTTCTGCAAGTGTTGGTTGTCTGTGAAGCACAAGAACTCAATTTTCTGAAGCTTTAATTATTAGCAAAGGGCCTGTGGAAAGCCCACAGAAAGGATAGGAAGGCAGCAGTTAGACTCTGAAGGTTGTCATGTCAGAGTGAAGCAATCAGGTTCCATTCTAGTTTGGTTTTTCCTCTGTACCATATTGTTCTTGAGTGTGTTAAAAACTCAAGAAAACTTGCCATCTTTGAAACTAAAAGCTTCTTTGcttaaaacaaatggaaaatttcagccAAAATCAAGTTGGATCATAAGTCCTTTGTgtatgttgggtttttttgaaagcagGTGGCATCTAAATGGATTAGCTtgattaaataatattttctcttctataacagagaaagaaagaaagagaatggCTGCTTCGTCAACTTAGAAACATTGAAGAGGCAGCTAAACACGAGCTGACAATTGAAGAAGCTTGACTGGGCTACCTGTGGGTAGTGCTGTTGCATCCATCATGTGGGAATGGCTAGTTCCAATAAATCACACTCTTCATTAAAGTGTCTGTTAGacttcctctttccttccaaaatgttctttttctgttgtttatttgttttatcaTTCTTTCCTCTTAAATCTAAGAGAAGTCAGGTATAAATTAAGAAGAGTCAATGTTTACTCATAATGGCAGAAAGGCCTATGACAAAGAAGGGAGGAAACACTTTCTGTAAGAATCATTCTTCACCCTGCCACAGCTTTTCCTGTCTTACATGCAGCATTCAAGTCTTATAGGGTTGCTGATGTTTCTTAAGTGACAAAGTCCTAGTGGTCACATAGAGTGTAATCCTGGTTAGCCAAAGGAGAAGCTCTTCATCTTAAGGGTAATCAAAGCTGATGCAACCTGGAATGTTTTTGCTGCTACCTGGCGAGATGAGGAAATACTGAGAGGCAACAAGGAGGGAGGCCATTCTTTAGGGATTACTAATTAATGACAGCTTATTTTGAAGTTTTGGTTCAAAATCAGTTTGTCCTAGCCTCAGATTGTAAATGCAACTCACTGGGGTATTTGAGATACTTAATGCTTGGCTGTGTGTTTTGAGCAAGTATGGGTTTtctatttgtttctttcctctggaGCGGCTGCATGGAGGTCAAGAAGGGTGTCTTACCTGACAGCTGTATTGTCAAAATAGTAATTTGGCTCAAAGGAACTTTCTGAAGCATCAGTCAAGAATTTATGCAAAAGGCACAATAGTCAAGTTAGTTCCTACTGCTGTCTGTTATTTAATCTTTATACAGGCAGTGTTATCACTTCTAAGTGATATGTGGAGTGTCAACAGCTGGAATCCACAATAGATTTACCACCTACATACACACATTTCTGCACTTGTGTGGCTCTAGCATATGTGCTTTCCTGGCTTATACTGGTTTTTCAGCTGTTCCAGGCACTCATTACCCCAAAGAGGAGAGGTCACATTCAAAAGAAGCTGCCATTAAGAATGGAGGCAGGGGACActtttgcatttccttcccAGACACTGTAAATTGTAATCTCTCACATCCAAGGTGGAAGAGGAGAAGTATGTCCCATGCCAACATTATGAGGCAGGCCAATCAATAGCATCTCTGTTACACTTCAAAATGTAAGAGCGGAGTTGTGGTTTTACAACCTCTCTCAGGATTTCAAAGGAATTAGGATGTTTTTGCTAATGATTCTTGAAGTGAAATTCTTCAGAATTCCTCAGGAGAACAGCCTTATCCACAGACGTGGATTTCTGTTTAGCCAGGCAGTGGGGTGATGCTGTCCTTCAGGTCATGAGCCAAGTCACGCTCACTTGGTTTCATGTTTAGTTAATGTTCTGGaatttgtttgtgtgtgttacCCAGGCTGCTTGTCTGGCCTCCACAGGTTCCTCTGGCAACCAGAGAGCTCCTGGCTGGTGTAGATCCCAAGCTGCTTTTGAGATAAAATAGGCATGGTTGCAGATGTGCTGCTATTCCCCTTGAGCCTGCAGGCATTTCATCAGTATCTGTGATTTGTGCCAGGAGCTGAACTAAGATCAGGCAAGTGCAAGGTTAGTGTAAAACCCTCCTCTACCCCTGGGACAAGCACAGATTAGTCTGGCTGCATGACCCAATGCTTAATCCAAATGACCCAGTTCTGCCTCTTGTTTATTTGTACCTTCCGAGATAGTCAGTTCCAGTTGTTCTTTCTTCACGCTTCTCATCCTAGTCTCAGGAAGTCTtgatgctgcttttgctttcctttctcacaGTTGCCTCTCAAGTCACTCTTGGCTCCTGCTTATTGAGTTTCTTGGTCTTCAAATGTCTTCTTCTAATGTCTTCTCCAATTTGGCCTCTAGTTGTTTCCTTCCTTATAAGACGTAGAGGTCTTTTGTCTTTAGTGCCTGGTCTTCACTGCTGGATTCCTTGCCCATCTGATACCCTCTGATATCTGACACTGGTCTTCTGCCAAAACTCAGGCTCTGTTGTCATACCCCAAAGTGCCTTTGTCTACTTAGGCTGATGCCCTCCATGATGCTAGGCCAAGTGGGAAGGTCATGTGGGACAAGTTCCAGACATTAGGAGGCCAGGGGTGTAGTTGCTGCAAAATTCCTTCTAAGGCCCTGCTTTGGGCTACGTTCAATGCAAAAGGAATCCAGGGACTATGGCTACTTAACATATAAGACATCTTTGGCTTCATTCCAAGTGCAATGCAAAACTTCTGAAATTCAGAGCACAGTAAATGATGGGAAAGTCTTTCAGGGAGCAAGGTGCCACCCTGTCAGGTTCATGGAAAGAGTTGGTGTCAATAAAATCACAAAGACTTTCCtcagtgaaggaaaacaaattgtaATGAGAGATAACACAGAACTGACTTTGGGTCTTTCCAAGTTTTCAAGCTATATCAGGCAGACAGATGCAAAAACCAAGGGTTCTCATGATTTTGAAAACTACTTCTATTTTCTCTCTAGAATGGTTAAATACAAAAGACTCTATAGCATTTGTTTTGGAATAATTTAGGTGTTCATGAGTTTGCAAAAGTTATTAAACTGCTTATAgtatttcatgaaaatattaatacaaTCAACTGGTTCTTCAGCGGTTTTTCAACATATGTCTTGACATTCTACAACCACAGTATCAACAGTTAATTGCATGTAACAATCCCAAGGGACTTCAACCAGGCCTCTATAGTACAGACCTTAGTGAAAGGTGTTCCCAAAGAAAGGTTTGTCTCTAATTTATAAAATCAGGATGTTAGAAAATGTGAAACTATATGTATCAAATTGCACGCACAAAACTAAGCTGCTGTTATTATACTTCATGTGTAAGTATATCCATAgggcaaaaataaatttaaaaaacaaccaccaaaaaacTAGTATTCCTTTTGTTTACGGAGCTTCAACTTCCTTTCATGTCTCCATTTAAGTTTAAATGATACAGCTAGTTTTTTGTTATACTATGTATGTATACTTTGAAAGGAATAGCCTTTGGGAGGAGCACTAGTAGTATGCAGTTTCACTCTTGTTTAATGCTCATCCTCTAGTGGCAACAATGGCAAATTACTTTTTAGTTAGTGCTTCTCTTCATGCACAAAATTCCCTTATGAATATTTATATTACAATATTacagtgtggaaaaaaaagaattcttaaaGGGAGCTGTAGAGTCCAACCCCTCTAAAAAAGAAGTCTTTCTAATTATTAGAGACCTTAAGGATGGATTTCGGGTGCTGAGGCTGAAAAAGGTTGGGGACTACAGACACCAGATCCTTACGAAAAGATAATTCCCAAGATGTGctgttctgtaaaataaaaagccctTTTCCTGCATGAATGAATGTGAATCAGAGTTGCAACAAGCTCTTGAGCCTTGGTGTTGTTCTGACTTTCAAATGCAACATGGACTCATTTGTAAGTTCAGAACAGCCTTCCCACTGAGAGTGTTCTTTTAGggcagtatttttccttttggagtGAAGCTATGACCTTGACCTATGGAACTGTTTTCAGTACACTTGTCCCTGAATAGATATTACACAACCTACCTGCTGACAGTGACTAAGCATGATGTTGGAGGGAGAAGAACAAAAACATTACCAAGAACAGagggaagagacagaaatgtCTTCACCCTGGATTTATGAGCTCAGCCTTGTTCCCACTGAAGCAATGGTAATACTCCTGttgacagagctgggaatgctctgcccagctgcagtACTTCTGTAGGAGGCCactttgaagagaaaaatgcttaGCACATATATTTAACATATTTCAAATTTATGTAACAGACAAATGGAAACTAAGTCCTTCCTTTGCTGATCACAGCTGAACAATTTTAGAATAACTAGGAAAAGTggaaaacttttaaataaaaacaggtatttttttcctctgagttaCAACATCGTTACATTCCTGCTATGGACAAGACCCTGAGTAATAAATCACACAACAGTGTCGCTGACCTGTACTTGGTTGTGTTTTGTACTATAAGATGTACAAGCACAAAAGTCTCCCTTAGCTCCAACTGTTGATGCATTCCACCATGCCTATTAAAATAGCTCATTCCTCAATATTTCCAacttataagaaaaaaatgaacaaacactGAGCCTAGCAGCGCCTAGAAAAGTTAGACCAGTTGAAGCAATTGGgtaacattttcaaatgttgcCAAAAACTTGAACTAGGCACAGCTCTTACCACCTCCTTTAGTTTGTAGACCTGAGCTGCCCACCCTCACCCTGCCCAAACCTTGCTCAGGCTTTTGTGCTACTGCGTAGGTACCTAATGCTCCTATGCAATTAAATGGTGCTTAACAGTGCAGTCAGTCCCAATAGGCACGCAAATCCTGTAGAGCTTGACAGTCGCCAGTCTCTTGGGTCTACTCATACATGTGGCTTCACAGCACTCACAACAGCCCACCCCTCCAACCTGAAATGGTACACGTGCATGGAGATGGGCAGCAGACAGCAGTGAGATAAGAGTTATATCTATCTGATTTTAATTCCAGCAGCCCACAGGATAAAACTCTGGGAAGTACAGACTGCATTTCAAATCCCCTACTCACCTGAGATAGGAGCTTGAAACCAAATGTCCTAACTCACAAGGCAGTAACCATTGTCTCTAGGCTTACTATGAAGTCAGTGCTTTTAAGTGTTACCTGTCAAAGTAGCTCCACTTTGCCTAAGCTTTTATTAAAAGTAAGATTGAACTTGCATAATTGTTCTGTCACTCACTGTCCTTCATCTGTGGTTTTTCATTTCTTGGCAGGTTtgtgggaggttttttttcctgtttttcttcctttttatagcagaaatggaaagaagaaaggggaCAAATATCCTCCGtatcttttctgcttcttacTGTTGCTGCCATTTTGAACCCTTTTGTTGTCCTCTACTTCATACTTTTGGCCTTTCCGTGCTCTACATGTCCTACTATAACTGTCTTCTGCTTTCAGCTCTTCATATTATTGCAGGTTTGTCCCTTGTAGCGACCTTCTTCTACAAGCAGATACCATAACCCTCCTAAAGCTTAGATCTTCTCCTAAAGAGGAAGTGCCAGCAATGATAGGGGAAAAGAAGGTTCTCTTCCTAGAAAtggaatatttccattttatagTATGGAAAGCTGATGTGAATTCAAATATAGGAAAGAAAGTATGTGCAGGATTGCTGACAAATTTACTCGGAAAGGAACTGAATCCAAAAAAATAGCACTTACAAGATGCCCAGGTAAAATTGGTTTCAAAGTATACTTCCCAGCTGAGAGAACACAAGCAATTCATTGCATCATACGGCATGCACTTAAATCAAATTGGTGTTGTGTGAGAGTATTCAAACAAAGGTCATGGATGTTTTAGTGTTTGTTACTCctctcaaagaaaaagaaacacacaaagcCCCGAAACCTGCACAAACCATAGCTCAGCAACAGCAAGAAGCTTTGCCACCACGAGAGGGAAGACATTGCAATTAGATGGAAGGCTTGCAATTGTAATCAAAAGATTTATTTGCAACACATGCTAATGTGGATATATGTTAAAATTATAACTGTGctagaaggaagaaagaaggggtGGAATTGGAATGGTGGAGAAAGAAGTATGGCATCCTGAATGCCTCTGGGTAGCTGAGAAAAAGTTCACTAAGACTGTAGGATTGGCAATTATACCACAAAGGTTATGATGCAAGCATGCAAATCAACAGTGTATCCTGACCTTTACTAGTATATTCAGTAGcagatgggtttttttggccaCAGCTGGGAGATGATAAAAAttgattaaagaaaacaaatcacagaGCAAATTCCTTGTGTAAGaccagcaaaatgaaaagtctATGATAACCAAATTTGGAGAAGAGATGAATAAGAGAAGCAAAAACACTATAGCAGACTTATGACACCTAAAATGTCTGTTGGCTATTACAGTTTCTCAGAAATCAAAATCAgtgaattaaaggaaaataaatcttgaaCTTCATATTTAAAACGTGTCCTTTTTTTGCATATACTTAATAAATCTGTAAAACAGGTTTTTACACAAGATGGATATCTTTGAGAAAAACATCAAATCATAGTGGAAATGTACTATACatgaaaatgtagaaaataacATTATAAAGAAGGAGGTGCTGAGGgggttgtttatttttgttatgttGACCATTTCATGGTCACCCAGTCATTGATTGTaataacagcagcaacaaaaataaaatttaagtcCTACTTTTATAGTTATCCATATTCTAAAACAGCTTGATTAATCAGATTTCTCAAGAGAAAATCTTTTGACACATATAATAATTCCTCTCTGTGTCTATCTTAGTTTTTGCAACTGCTCCATCATCACCAAGCTATGGGCCACtagaagtttcattttcttccatgtgACTTTGTTATGGAAGGCAAAATCACAGTGATTTACCACAGGTAGTCAAATCTTATTTGTAAATAGAGGCACTCTGCTTTCATCTGTAACAATATGCTTTAACAGTCTAATCTtagctttttgctttgtttcattctacattaattaaattgattttttttttttaatacagcaaCTCTGTGTGATCTTTGTGTTTGATGGCAGAGATTATTTATACAGTAGGTAGGCAAATATTCATGCGACATTCAATCTTATCTCCAGTGTGATTTTGATATAATAACAAGTTGGATTAACCCCTTCACATCTCTAGTTGTCCTTCAAGGAGCCCTAAAACTGCTGACCAGTACAGCTAGaagcttcagttttctgtaAAACGCTTGTTGAGCTGTATTCAGTAAAGAGTAGGTGTTGCATGGGGTGACCCGTCTAACTGAGGGTGTTGTGCCACACACTTACTTTGTCTTTATGCTGTTCTCCTACCTCTTCCCACAGAAAGTAAGCTC carries:
- the LOC116441310 gene encoding coiled-coil domain-containing protein 201-like, which translates into the protein MSEEDDSFLNVKRSLKKTMVKHSTPVDSMLSRTIPSLTDLTNQSIKDQDATKRVYGSPMPKPNLSRSLSQVSSVCIDAYFPHMSPKRLSTAFDLQELNKEKSQSSRLVFSRRRLSTVLASDESNQEPAYNVVPSTETQATTRASVDAAVTPKSRPSWLVSGIPGIKDLPEAKSRKKKIDKALQRKKEREWLLRQLRNIEEAAKHELTIEEA